The Luteolibacter rhizosphaerae genome window below encodes:
- a CDS encoding LysE family translocator has translation MSELRDLALFAFVMALGQFSPGPDMILLTRTALAQGIRAGVMVALGIATGLVIHTSLAVAGMAVAFERSPVLRKGLAWLAAVYLGWIAYCLLRSAFSKPLPASGSASVPAPAGNPYLKGFACNLFNPKVVVFIAAICAPFLRGEHPSWWPYALIAIVVIQGGGLWALWAALLQWRPLRTRYERSARWIDGAFGIALIALAIKLGLDA, from the coding sequence GTGAGCGAGCTACGGGATCTGGCCTTGTTTGCCTTCGTGATGGCCTTGGGACAATTCAGTCCCGGACCGGACATGATCCTCCTCACGCGCACCGCGCTTGCGCAAGGAATCCGGGCCGGAGTCATGGTGGCCTTGGGAATCGCCACCGGATTGGTGATTCATACCTCGCTGGCAGTGGCGGGGATGGCCGTTGCCTTCGAGCGCAGTCCCGTCCTGAGGAAAGGCCTCGCTTGGCTCGCTGCCGTCTATCTCGGCTGGATCGCCTATTGCCTGCTGCGCTCCGCGTTTTCCAAGCCGCTTCCGGCGAGCGGATCCGCGTCCGTTCCGGCACCCGCGGGCAATCCCTACCTGAAAGGCTTCGCCTGCAATCTCTTCAACCCGAAGGTGGTCGTCTTCATAGCGGCTATCTGCGCACCCTTCCTCCGCGGCGAGCACCCTTCATGGTGGCCCTATGCGCTGATTGCCATCGTGGTGATCCAAGGCGGCGGACTCTGGGCCCTGTGGGCGGCCCTGCTGCAGTGGCGACCTCTCCGCACCCGCTACGAGCGCTCTGCACGCTGGATCGACGGGGCCTTCGGCATCGCGCTCATCGCGCTCGCCATCAAGCTGGGGCTCGACGCCTGA
- a CDS encoding GNAT family N-acetyltransferase translates to MTAAPLLFSPHPDDREAFIRLFTDPELRRYLGGPLSLPQAELRADSIIVGEEAGLSVIRPAPDHEAIGLIWLSPYHDSVETELSFVLLPDWQGRGFAFRAASEALMIGFRDLDLPRIVSETQAANVASIALLKRLGMRLERRLERFGAEQLLFAISR, encoded by the coding sequence GTGACCGCCGCTCCGCTTCTGTTCTCTCCCCATCCGGATGACCGCGAGGCGTTCATCCGCCTCTTCACCGACCCGGAGCTGAGACGCTATCTCGGCGGTCCGCTTTCGCTCCCGCAGGCGGAGCTTCGCGCTGACTCGATCATTGTTGGAGAAGAAGCAGGCCTGAGCGTGATCCGCCCCGCACCGGATCACGAGGCGATCGGCCTGATCTGGTTATCGCCTTATCACGATTCTGTGGAAACCGAGCTGTCCTTCGTGCTGCTGCCGGACTGGCAGGGCAGGGGATTCGCGTTCCGCGCGGCATCGGAAGCCCTCATGATCGGGTTCCGCGATTTGGATCTTCCCCGGATCGTTTCGGAAACCCAAGCCGCGAATGTTGCTTCCATTGCACTACTCAAACGCCTCGGCATGAGGCTGGAGCGTCGCCTCGAACGTTTCGGCGCGGAACAGTTGCTCTTTGCCATCTCGCGCTGA
- a CDS encoding DUF6916 family protein → MIDAGELTREFFETKIGEVFTLGTQPVVELKLLEVVAWGAQLANGGRDPFRLEFTGPAGLRMPQQIYRMTLASGEAMELFLVQVADAPEGSRVEAIFS, encoded by the coding sequence GTGATCGACGCAGGCGAGTTAACCCGGGAGTTCTTCGAAACTAAGATCGGTGAGGTGTTCACGTTGGGCACGCAGCCGGTCGTGGAGTTGAAATTGCTGGAAGTGGTGGCATGGGGTGCCCAGCTCGCCAATGGCGGGCGGGATCCCTTCAGGCTTGAATTTACCGGTCCTGCAGGACTGCGCATGCCGCAGCAGATTTACCGGATGACGCTGGCTTCAGGTGAAGCGATGGAGCTGTTTCTGGTGCAAGTCGCGGATGCCCCGGAAGGCTCGCGTGTCGAAGCGATTTTCTCCTAA
- a CDS encoding PEP-CTERM sorting domain-containing protein: MKTTSILGLLAAGLFAASGSADAAIVYSGVVNLSIPTNFDGIYIDIDGMSSSTTETAGWDINPFFGGSVISTSVDFHPVADGVLNTSSILRLDEGVEINGALVFAGSPGGSSTHMGPGTSQFQEGVEGYIGFSFTTNDSDGPYFGWLLIEVTANNPGGVVTGWAFEDTGAPILTGAVPEPSSLLLFGLAPLLLRRRRRA, encoded by the coding sequence ATGAAAACCACTTCCATTCTCGGCCTGTTGGCAGCGGGACTCTTCGCCGCCAGCGGTAGCGCCGATGCCGCGATCGTCTACAGCGGCGTCGTGAACCTCAGCATCCCGACCAACTTCGACGGGATCTACATCGATATCGACGGGATGAGCTCCAGCACCACCGAGACGGCGGGCTGGGACATCAACCCCTTCTTCGGCGGCTCGGTCATCTCCACCAGCGTGGATTTCCACCCGGTGGCCGATGGCGTGCTGAACACCTCCAGCATCCTGCGACTGGATGAGGGGGTGGAGATCAACGGCGCCTTGGTTTTCGCCGGTTCGCCGGGAGGATCGAGCACCCACATGGGGCCCGGCACCAGCCAGTTCCAAGAGGGAGTGGAAGGCTACATCGGTTTCTCCTTCACCACGAATGACTCCGACGGTCCCTACTTCGGCTGGCTGCTGATCGAGGTGACGGCGAACAACCCGGGCGGGGTCGTGACCGGCTGGGCCTTTGAAGATACCGGTGCGCCGATCCTGACGGGTGCGGTGCCGGAGCCGTCCTCACTGCTTCTGTTCGGCCTCGCGCCGCTCCTGCTGCGCCGTCGCCGGCGCGCTTGA
- a CDS encoding VC0807 family protein, which yields MPEAKPKQEHPLANILINVLLPVIVLSFLGKDPVLQEKLGKTVRPWHIGPLWSMVIALALPLGYGIWHFIQTKKGNFFSALGLVSVLLTGGLTLYLWNKDGSVKPNADILFGIKEGLIPLILGFAILSSQKSTTPLLRVFLYNDSIFDIPKIESKVAERQETTRYAMLLNGATRMFAGSFFLSALLNVGMALWFFRGFNEKAVDALEKYNEIVGKLTGAGFLIIGLPLMGILFLILTRLLKGLRELTGLKDEELMMPR from the coding sequence ATGCCTGAAGCGAAGCCCAAGCAAGAACACCCGCTCGCGAATATCCTGATCAACGTGCTGCTGCCGGTGATCGTACTCAGCTTCCTGGGGAAGGATCCCGTGCTGCAGGAGAAGCTCGGCAAGACGGTGCGGCCATGGCACATCGGGCCGCTGTGGTCGATGGTGATCGCGCTGGCGCTGCCGCTGGGCTACGGGATCTGGCACTTCATCCAGACCAAGAAGGGCAACTTTTTCTCCGCCCTCGGGCTGGTCTCCGTGCTGCTCACCGGCGGCCTGACCCTCTACCTGTGGAACAAGGACGGCAGCGTGAAGCCGAATGCGGATATCCTCTTCGGCATCAAGGAGGGGCTGATCCCGCTGATCCTCGGCTTCGCAATCCTTAGCTCGCAGAAGTCGACGACTCCTTTGCTGCGGGTCTTCCTCTACAACGACAGTATCTTCGACATCCCGAAGATCGAGTCGAAGGTCGCAGAGCGCCAGGAGACAACCCGCTATGCCATGCTGCTCAACGGGGCGACGCGGATGTTCGCCGGTTCCTTCTTCCTGAGCGCTCTGTTGAACGTGGGAATGGCGCTGTGGTTCTTCCGCGGCTTCAATGAGAAGGCCGTGGATGCCTTGGAGAAATACAACGAGATCGTAGGCAAGCTGACGGGCGCGGGCTTCCTGATCATCGGCCTGCCGCTGATGGGAATCCTGTTCCTGATCCTGACGCGGCTCCTGAAAGGCCTGCGCGAGCTGACGGGTTTGAAGGATGAGGAATTGATGATGCCGCGGTAA
- a CDS encoding L,D-transpeptidase, translating into MNPLKPILLAGAALAAGLLSSCTTTTTSSSGSLGAYQSYDVPTKKPSNPSAVKVKVSLAKQRVYVMEGSTPLMVMPVSVGTPSSPTPSGNFTIYNKVAKKRANSHGYAYSGNNVKKTMLSSKPGGWSFKGTPMPYWCEFKPNYGFHTGWVKHTPCTHGCIRMHENLSPKFFNLVKVGTPVSIARTQPEDSTLGNIKLPPDAGPLPDYPVNMYTGDGYFSQHKAPNYN; encoded by the coding sequence ATGAATCCCTTGAAACCGATCCTGCTCGCCGGGGCGGCACTTGCCGCCGGACTGCTTTCCTCCTGTACCACGACGACCACTTCCAGCTCCGGTTCGCTCGGAGCCTATCAGTCATACGACGTGCCGACCAAGAAGCCTTCGAATCCTTCCGCCGTGAAGGTGAAGGTCTCGCTGGCCAAGCAGCGCGTCTACGTGATGGAAGGCAGCACGCCGCTGATGGTCATGCCGGTCTCCGTGGGCACGCCGTCCTCCCCGACTCCGAGCGGGAATTTCACCATCTACAACAAGGTGGCGAAGAAGCGCGCGAACAGCCACGGCTACGCCTACTCCGGCAACAACGTGAAGAAGACCATGCTCTCCAGCAAGCCGGGCGGCTGGTCCTTCAAGGGTACGCCGATGCCCTACTGGTGCGAGTTCAAGCCGAACTACGGCTTCCACACCGGCTGGGTAAAGCACACGCCCTGCACGCACGGCTGCATCCGCATGCATGAGAACCTCTCGCCGAAGTTTTTCAACCTGGTGAAGGTCGGCACGCCCGTGAGCATCGCCCGCACGCAGCCGGAAGACTCGACGCTGGGCAACATCAAGCTGCCGCCGGATGCCGGTCCGCTGCCCGATTACCCGGTGAACATGTACACCGGCGACGGCTACTTCAGCCAGCACAAGGCGCCGAACTACAACTAA
- a CDS encoding beta strand repeat-containing protein, whose amino-acid sequence MKPRFSTVLPFLLGSLIQIPTTQAAPVIQATLEDSLPTDGAPAGTANDGDVIEYRAVISNTGDQTATGVSFDAPLDPKTHQLNGQENISPLALNDSYQAIGNTPLKVGVAAGTGPERVVAGSAFDNDREFLGDTFSFDQVTVSPANGQVVFNANGSFTYTPNAGFEGNDSFVYQIKDAKGLTGTGTVTIAVDTPVWYVNPAAASDGTGTAISPLKTLTKLNDGSAPDEAGDVIYLYEGTHTGGLTLLNDQRLIGAGSVLQVNGTTLISAGTRPTLSHTAVALTLGQNNTVSGLDITSTNNHAVNGASVGLLAMNVGALTSTNGSALRVSSGTGATNITVGTITVNSVNAGGTGVFLSGIPGSFTVSGATNITCANGGGISIASSAAAVNFAAVTVNGRLNTGISLNGSTGVTNFGAVSMPSLSGSAAGHGIRIEGGNAAVTFASTTIAGTRQTVATSDPGGDAIPDNDGDGDAIFIKNQTAGVTINGGTLSNLACDGIDIRNSASLTLTNMTIQDIGLASSNTVSTDSAGIFVRDLSGTLSVKDTIIRRFHGAVDAGNDSTGHQERGINFRNNGVSFSQLRLDNVDMENTAAHGLEGADGVEAVFTGAVSGAIKIFNGCSFRNLSDGEGVQIVHSGSGTLNVEVANSSFADAVQWDHDANSATAKLGGFGGIDFSADGSATCNVNIRNNTFHDLYMGNFTAGNVNLRARGSSACSFLFTGNTMDGDALDNQAGRIGVNITAGDAGGINGGDPAPTKFDVLIENNTIDETDDDAFTVEVRGRALSNGTPANIVVRNNMIGQTDAVSRRNGFEGARIRLRDAVPKTANVLVSNNNIRSHGNSNGDGVVEITSEAAGCVMNATVNGNTFKNDDAAVGAPVFYADSRIGGVMNLDLSGNTADSGTNIGPIEYLINNGGQVNVKGPGAGAVSATNIQSANLSGGGLAQIGAGTTVFNNNASIPAAVPPTAPSLPLMLDPEFLPLPAPAEIAEPAIEEGETTAPAGRVTTNLTQDELDVITTAARERWMATGLNPAQQELLSAVRVTVADLHGLHLGASRPGFIELDSDAATTGWFIDETPASDEEFAGEGRLKAGPGSLGQNRMDLLTTVMHELGHQFGLGDIYESSAREKLMYGYLIPGERRLPHSGEANGAIPTGKSHDEYLTSALVIGDLPAGKSVTLTFQAEVDLAVGTSISVQGTVSGSNFANVVTNDPATGAANDATVTPYQGNLPPVVAANTAAVSGFVSDELTNTGTWSDPDTAQTVSLSASIGTITQNVNGTWSWSYTPVAETASPVTVTISANDGTSLSNSVTQTSFTYSAARKTQAITFSLPSTISHTGTIPLSATGGASGEAVTFSLQSGPGQISAGTLSFSGTGDVTVNANQAGNATYLPAPTVQSTVNVTNAAPVLAVNGAPLTVTIEQTQTANATGTFSDADNEAVTLTATSGGNPFGSVSGTAGAWTWNYPNAAPGNYTVRITGTDTLGETGFTEFTVNVSANAYLAWLSSYGMTGEDLGQDDDYDGDGVVNLLEFAFGTDPTVSSPQVLDAPVVAGNRTLNQRGRPFHEITNTNGAPSMQALFMRRVSYATDGLSYHVEFSADLTTWQTSAATPQVLLAGGAYELVGVPYPFFLSDGRKARFFRVRVEFAP is encoded by the coding sequence ATGAAACCCCGTTTCAGCACCGTCCTACCCTTCCTCCTCGGGTCGCTCATCCAGATACCGACGACCCAAGCGGCACCCGTGATCCAAGCCACCTTGGAAGACTCGCTACCGACCGACGGCGCTCCGGCCGGCACGGCAAACGATGGTGACGTGATCGAATACCGCGCGGTGATCTCCAACACGGGCGACCAAACGGCAACGGGCGTGAGCTTCGATGCGCCGCTGGATCCGAAAACACACCAGCTCAACGGACAGGAGAACATCTCGCCGCTCGCGCTGAACGATAGCTATCAGGCGATCGGCAACACGCCCTTGAAGGTCGGCGTGGCGGCCGGCACCGGCCCGGAGAGGGTTGTGGCGGGTTCAGCGTTCGACAACGACCGCGAGTTCCTCGGTGACACTTTCAGCTTCGACCAAGTGACGGTGTCTCCGGCCAACGGCCAGGTCGTCTTCAACGCCAACGGCAGCTTCACCTACACGCCGAACGCGGGCTTCGAAGGCAACGACAGCTTCGTCTATCAGATCAAGGACGCCAAGGGCCTGACCGGCACGGGCACCGTGACCATCGCGGTGGACACGCCGGTGTGGTATGTGAATCCCGCAGCCGCGAGCGATGGAACCGGCACCGCGATCTCGCCGCTGAAGACCCTCACCAAGCTGAACGACGGCAGTGCTCCGGATGAAGCGGGCGACGTGATCTACCTCTACGAAGGAACGCACACCGGCGGCCTGACCCTGCTGAACGACCAGCGACTGATCGGCGCGGGTAGCGTGCTGCAAGTGAACGGCACCACGCTGATCAGCGCCGGTACACGGCCCACCCTTTCCCACACCGCCGTGGCACTGACCCTGGGTCAGAACAACACGGTTTCGGGCCTCGATATCACGAGCACGAACAACCACGCAGTCAACGGAGCCAGCGTAGGCCTCCTGGCGATGAATGTGGGCGCGCTGACCTCCACCAACGGATCGGCGCTGCGGGTGAGCAGCGGCACCGGAGCTACCAACATCACGGTGGGCACGATCACCGTCAACTCGGTGAATGCCGGAGGCACGGGCGTCTTCCTGAGCGGAATCCCCGGCAGCTTCACGGTAAGCGGCGCCACGAATATCACCTGCGCGAATGGCGGCGGGATCTCAATCGCCAGCTCGGCGGCAGCGGTGAACTTCGCGGCCGTAACGGTGAATGGCAGACTGAACACCGGTATCTCCCTCAATGGCTCCACCGGTGTGACCAACTTCGGCGCGGTCTCGATGCCGAGCCTCTCGGGCAGCGCAGCGGGACACGGCATCCGCATCGAAGGAGGCAATGCCGCGGTTACCTTCGCTTCGACCACGATTGCCGGCACCCGCCAGACGGTCGCGACCTCGGACCCGGGTGGCGACGCCATCCCCGACAACGACGGCGACGGCGACGCGATCTTCATCAAGAACCAGACCGCCGGTGTCACCATCAACGGCGGCACGCTTTCCAACCTGGCCTGCGACGGTATCGACATCCGCAACTCGGCAAGCCTCACGCTCACCAACATGACGATCCAGGACATCGGCCTGGCATCCTCCAACACGGTATCGACCGACAGTGCCGGTATCTTCGTGCGCGACCTGAGCGGCACCTTGTCCGTGAAGGACACGATCATCCGCCGCTTCCACGGTGCCGTGGATGCCGGGAATGACAGCACGGGACACCAGGAGCGCGGGATCAACTTCCGCAACAACGGGGTGAGCTTCTCCCAACTACGTCTCGACAACGTGGACATGGAAAATACCGCTGCCCACGGGCTGGAAGGAGCGGACGGCGTGGAGGCGGTCTTCACCGGCGCGGTATCGGGAGCGATCAAGATTTTCAACGGTTGCAGCTTCAGAAACCTCTCCGACGGGGAAGGGGTACAGATCGTCCACTCGGGCAGCGGCACCCTGAATGTGGAAGTGGCGAACTCGAGCTTCGCAGATGCCGTGCAGTGGGATCACGATGCCAACTCGGCGACCGCGAAGCTGGGTGGATTCGGCGGCATCGACTTCAGTGCGGACGGCAGCGCGACCTGCAATGTCAACATCCGCAACAACACCTTCCACGACCTCTACATGGGGAATTTCACCGCGGGTAACGTCAATCTCCGCGCCCGCGGCAGCTCGGCCTGCTCCTTCCTCTTCACGGGGAACACGATGGACGGCGATGCTCTGGACAACCAAGCAGGCCGCATCGGCGTGAACATCACGGCAGGCGATGCCGGGGGTATCAATGGAGGGGATCCCGCACCAACCAAGTTCGACGTGCTGATCGAGAACAACACGATCGACGAAACCGATGATGATGCCTTCACGGTGGAAGTCCGCGGTCGTGCGCTCTCAAACGGCACGCCTGCCAACATCGTGGTGCGGAACAACATGATCGGCCAGACCGATGCGGTGTCCCGCCGTAATGGCTTCGAAGGCGCCCGCATCCGCCTGCGCGATGCGGTGCCGAAGACCGCCAACGTGCTGGTCAGCAACAACAATATCCGCAGCCACGGCAATAGCAACGGCGACGGCGTGGTGGAGATCACCTCCGAAGCCGCCGGCTGCGTGATGAATGCGACGGTGAACGGCAACACCTTCAAGAACGACGACGCCGCGGTAGGTGCGCCGGTCTTCTATGCAGACAGTCGCATCGGCGGGGTGATGAACCTCGACCTCTCCGGTAATACCGCCGACTCGGGGACCAACATCGGTCCGATCGAATACCTCATCAACAACGGCGGACAGGTCAACGTGAAGGGCCCGGGCGCCGGCGCGGTCAGCGCGACGAACATCCAGAGCGCCAACCTGTCCGGCGGTGGGCTCGCCCAGATCGGCGCGGGCACCACGGTCTTCAACAACAATGCCAGCATCCCGGCGGCCGTGCCACCGACGGCACCATCGCTGCCGCTGATGCTCGATCCCGAATTCCTGCCGCTTCCGGCTCCGGCCGAGATCGCCGAGCCGGCGATCGAAGAGGGCGAAACCACTGCTCCTGCCGGCCGCGTGACGACAAACCTCACGCAGGACGAGCTGGATGTGATCACCACCGCGGCACGCGAACGCTGGATGGCCACCGGCCTGAATCCCGCCCAGCAAGAGCTTCTCTCCGCGGTCCGCGTGACGGTGGCCGATCTGCACGGCCTGCACCTGGGAGCCAGCCGCCCCGGGTTCATCGAGCTGGACTCGGATGCCGCGACGACCGGGTGGTTCATCGACGAGACCCCGGCGAGCGACGAAGAGTTCGCGGGTGAAGGCCGCCTGAAGGCGGGCCCCGGCAGCCTCGGCCAGAACCGCATGGACCTGCTGACCACCGTGATGCACGAGCTGGGTCACCAGTTCGGCCTCGGCGACATCTACGAGAGCAGCGCCCGCGAGAAGCTGATGTATGGCTACCTGATCCCCGGCGAACGGCGCCTGCCGCACTCCGGCGAAGCCAACGGTGCGATCCCCACGGGCAAGTCCCATGACGAGTATCTGACCTCCGCACTGGTCATCGGCGACCTGCCGGCCGGCAAGTCGGTGACGCTGACCTTCCAAGCCGAAGTCGACCTGGCAGTGGGCACTTCGATCTCGGTGCAGGGCACCGTCTCCGGAAGCAACTTCGCGAACGTGGTGACCAACGACCCGGCGACGGGCGCGGCGAACGATGCGACGGTGACTCCTTACCAAGGCAACCTGCCTCCGGTGGTAGCGGCCAATACGGCAGCGGTCAGCGGTTTCGTAAGCGACGAGCTGACCAACACCGGCACCTGGAGCGATCCGGACACGGCCCAGACGGTGAGCCTGAGCGCCAGCATCGGCACGATCACCCAGAACGTGAACGGCACCTGGAGCTGGTCCTACACCCCGGTGGCCGAGACGGCCAGCCCGGTGACGGTGACGATCAGCGCGAACGACGGCACCAGCCTGTCGAACTCGGTGACGCAGACGAGCTTCACCTACTCCGCGGCTCGCAAGACGCAGGCCATCACCTTCTCGCTGCCCTCCACGATCAGCCACACGGGAACGATCCCGCTCTCGGCCACCGGCGGAGCAAGCGGCGAGGCGGTGACCTTCTCGCTGCAGAGCGGCCCCGGCCAGATCAGCGCAGGAACGCTCAGCTTCAGCGGCACGGGTGACGTGACGGTGAATGCCAACCAGGCGGGCAACGCGACCTACCTGCCGGCGCCGACGGTTCAAAGCACGGTCAACGTGACCAACGCCGCACCGGTGCTGGCCGTGAACGGTGCGCCGCTGACGGTGACGATCGAGCAGACCCAGACCGCGAACGCGACCGGAACCTTCTCCGACGCGGATAACGAAGCAGTGACCCTGACCGCCACCAGCGGAGGCAATCCCTTCGGTTCCGTAAGCGGCACGGCCGGAGCCTGGACTTGGAACTATCCGAACGCCGCGCCGGGCAACTACACCGTGCGCATCACCGGCACCGATACGCTGGGTGAGACGGGCTTCACCGAGTTCACGGTCAACGTGAGCGCCAACGCCTACCTCGCGTGGCTGTCCTCCTACGGGATGACCGGCGAGGACCTGGGCCAAGACGACGACTACGATGGCGACGGGGTGGTCAACCTGCTGGAGTTCGCCTTCGGCACCGATCCCACCGTTTCCTCGCCGCAGGTGCTGGACGCACCGGTGGTGGCAGGCAACCGGACGCTCAACCAGCGCGGCCGTCCCTTCCACGAGATCACGAATACCAACGGGGCACCGAGCATGCAGGCCCTCTTCATGCGCCGCGTGAGCTACGCGACCGATGGCCTGAGCTACCACGTCGAGTTCAGCGCGGATCTCACCACCTGGCAGACCTCCGCGGCGACCCCGCAGGTGCTGCTGGCCGGCGGTGCCTACGAGCTCGTGGGCGTGCCTTATCCGTTCTTCCTCTCCGACGGGCGCAAGGCCCGCTTCTTCCGAGTCCGCGTCGAATTCGCACCCTGA
- a CDS encoding 4a-hydroxytetrahydrobiopterin dehydratase yields MSDLLEDDELSSALKKCPEWEYEKKSITRTVEFEEFMEAIDFVNDLAEIADEAQHHPDIRIRYTKVSLVLTTHDAGGVTEADIELAQRIDNLVD; encoded by the coding sequence ATGTCCGACCTGCTCGAAGACGACGAACTGTCCTCCGCCCTCAAGAAATGCCCCGAGTGGGAATACGAAAAGAAGTCGATCACCCGCACGGTCGAGTTCGAGGAATTCATGGAAGCAATCGACTTCGTCAACGATCTCGCCGAGATCGCTGATGAAGCGCAGCACCACCCGGACATCCGTATCCGCTACACCAAGGTGTCGCTGGTGTTGACCACGCACGATGCCGGCGGTGTGACCGAGGCGGACATCGAGCTGGCCCAGCGGATCGACAATCTCGTCGACTGA
- a CDS encoding DUF3820 family protein: MFQLTDIDREDFRNLLNEIARTYMPFGKYGRTAVPPLGMPIYDLPVEYLFWFKERGFPKGRLGELMAIVCEVKGVGMDSLFDPIRQARGGRVTFHPKRKKVHRFPDSDS, translated from the coding sequence ATGTTCCAGCTCACCGACATCGACCGCGAAGATTTCCGCAATCTCCTCAACGAGATCGCCCGCACCTACATGCCCTTCGGCAAGTACGGGCGCACCGCCGTCCCGCCCCTCGGCATGCCGATCTACGATCTGCCGGTAGAGTATCTCTTCTGGTTCAAGGAGCGCGGCTTCCCGAAAGGCAGGCTCGGCGAGTTGATGGCCATCGTCTGCGAAGTGAAGGGCGTGGGAATGGACTCGCTCTTCGATCCCATCCGCCAGGCTCGCGGAGGCCGGGTCACCTTCCACCCGAAGCGAAAGAAGGTGCACCGGTTCCCGGATTCGGATTCCTAG
- a CDS encoding GNAT family N-acetyltransferase, with protein MRRYREGDHLEIGRIYHEAIHRLAAADYTPEQLAAWSNGKIDWEKWRERCERKQPFVKEIEGEVAGFMEMDPDGHIDCTYVNPVYARRGVMSEIMAAVKAEAERMGIKRLFAEVSITARPFFEKHGFVLVRDNQVLIGDQILINFIMESRFVSDPG; from the coding sequence GTGAGACGGTATCGGGAGGGAGATCACTTGGAGATCGGGCGGATCTACCATGAGGCAATCCATCGTCTCGCCGCGGCGGACTACACGCCGGAGCAACTGGCCGCATGGTCGAACGGGAAGATCGATTGGGAGAAGTGGCGGGAGCGCTGCGAGAGGAAGCAGCCCTTCGTGAAGGAGATCGAAGGCGAGGTGGCGGGATTCATGGAAATGGATCCCGACGGGCACATCGACTGCACCTATGTGAACCCGGTCTATGCGCGGCGTGGGGTCATGTCGGAAATCATGGCCGCGGTGAAAGCCGAGGCGGAGCGCATGGGCATCAAGCGGCTATTCGCAGAGGTGTCGATCACGGCGCGGCCCTTCTTCGAGAAGCACGGATTCGTGCTAGTGAGGGACAATCAGGTGCTGATCGGAGATCAGATTCTGATCAACTTCATCATGGAGTCCCGATTCGTTTCCGATCCGGGATGA
- the fbaA gene encoding class II fructose-bisphosphate aldolase, giving the protein MPVATPAQYRAMLDAAQKGGYAYPAINVTSITTINGALRAFAEAKSDGIIQVSTGGGEFASGTSVKDAAFGAIVLAEACHRLAEKYDVLIALHTDHCHPAKVEGFLKPLLQASRERIAAGKGPLFQSHMFDGSVVPLDENLKISQELLKECAELDIILEVEAGCVGGEEDGHDTSGLPSDKLYTTPEDMVQVYEALSPIGRFLFAATFGNVHGTYKPGAVKLKPSILRDGQKAVTDKHGAAAEMDLVFHGGSGTSESDLRETLDYGVVKMNIDTDTQYAFTRPIVTHICQNIEGVLKIDSEVGDKKTYDPRSYLKKAELGLCERMKEACNDLLSAGKTIFGTV; this is encoded by the coding sequence ATGCCCGTCGCAACTCCCGCGCAATACCGCGCCATGCTCGATGCCGCCCAGAAAGGTGGCTACGCTTACCCGGCCATCAACGTCACCTCGATCACCACGATCAACGGTGCGTTGCGCGCCTTTGCCGAGGCCAAGTCCGACGGCATCATCCAGGTTTCCACCGGTGGCGGCGAGTTCGCTTCCGGCACTTCGGTGAAGGATGCCGCCTTCGGTGCGATCGTGCTGGCCGAGGCCTGCCATCGCCTGGCCGAGAAGTACGATGTCCTGATCGCGCTGCACACCGACCACTGCCACCCGGCGAAGGTCGAGGGCTTCCTGAAGCCGCTGCTGCAGGCCTCCCGCGAGCGCATCGCCGCTGGCAAGGGCCCACTGTTCCAGAGCCACATGTTCGACGGCTCGGTGGTGCCGCTGGACGAGAACCTCAAGATTTCCCAAGAGCTGCTCAAGGAGTGCGCGGAGCTGGACATCATCCTCGAAGTCGAAGCCGGCTGCGTGGGTGGTGAAGAAGACGGCCACGACACCTCCGGCCTGCCCTCCGACAAGCTCTACACCACGCCCGAGGACATGGTGCAGGTGTACGAGGCGCTCAGCCCGATCGGCCGCTTCCTCTTCGCCGCCACCTTCGGCAACGTGCACGGCACCTACAAGCCGGGTGCGGTGAAGCTGAAGCCCTCCATCCTGCGCGATGGCCAGAAGGCAGTGACCGACAAGCACGGCGCGGCAGCGGAGATGGACCTGGTCTTCCACGGCGGCTCCGGCACCTCCGAGAGCGACCTGCGCGAGACCCTGGACTACGGAGTGGTGAAGATGAACATCGACACCGACACGCAGTATGCCTTCACCCGCCCGATCGTGACGCACATCTGCCAGAACATCGAAGGCGTGCTGAAGATCGACAGCGAAGTGGGCGACAAGAAGACCTACGACCCGCGCTCCTACCTGAAGAAGGCCGAGCTGGGCCTCTGCGAGCGCATGAAGGAAGCCTGCAACGACCTGCTCTCCGCCGGTAAGACGATCTTCGGAACCGTCTGA